A DNA window from Malus domestica chromosome 12, GDT2T_hap1 contains the following coding sequences:
- the LOC139190161 gene encoding uncharacterized protein — MNMAAQKHLHELLREDQEPFLLKNYIADKRCQLKSASMKSQQHLQVKKRRPISQVSNFPGNLCKNACFFSLQDSPDLRKSPLFDFSSPAAKSPCKSPNAIFLHIPNRTAALLVEAAMRIQKQSANSKPKTQNKNHRFGLFGSLFKRLTNQNRTRKREINAGDGVQVSVKDILQWDISVEQRSFTSDQVEEKVESGLEVENKIASLVSTGRPSSAVWSETNEATSSSCSQSEEDSADTDCPCNCDKVNAFCESPFRFVLQPTPPSSGHCTPEFTSPAASPSRHKQEEEGLKKFQAEMEEEEEKEQCSPVSVLDPPFQDDDEGHDDEDGFDLECSYANVQRTKHHLLQKLRRFEQLAGLDPIELEKRMLEEEDDDDDDDECDDDESETSHSSREETLDELLREVLSKLNFPCNKSIPEDMQILFMDLIVEEQREVEDGFDSREEVVRRVCKRFESWKEVESNTIDMMVEQDFRKELDGWKKSQDQMGETAMEIELAIFGLLVQEMAMELV; from the exons ATGAACATGGCGGCGCAGAAGCACTTACACGAGCTGCTGAGAGAAGACCAGGAGCCGTTTCTGCTCAAGAACTACATTGCCGATAAACGCTGCCAGCTGAAAAGTGCTTCCATGAAAAGCCAACAACACTTACAGGTCAAAAAACGCAGACCCATCTCCCAAGTTTCAAACTTTCCCGGCAATCTTTGCAAAAACGCCTGCTTTTTCTCCCTCCAAGACTCGCCGGACCTCAGAAAATCCCCGCTCTTTGATTTCTCGTCGCCGGCGGCCAAAAGCCCATGCAAAAGTCCCAACGCCATCTTCCTCCATATCCCGAACAGAACCGCCGCTCTCCTCGTCGAAGCCGCGATGAGGATTCAGAAGCAGTCGGCGAATTCAAAACCGAAAACCCAGAACAAAAACCACCGGTTCGGGCTATTCGGGTCTCTTTTTAAGAGGTTAACGAATCAGAATCGGACCCGAAAGCGGGAAATCAACGCCGGCGATGGGGTTCAGGTCTCGGTGAAGGATATTCTCCAGTGGGATATCTCAGTCGAGCAGAGAAGTTTTACTTCCGATCAGGTGGAGGAAAAGGTTGAGTCTGGTTTagaagttgagaacaaaattgctTCTCTGGTAAGCACTGGGAGACCCAGCAGTGCGGTGTGGTCCGAAACCAACGAAGCCACTTCAAGCAGCTGCAGCCAGTCCGAGGAGGACTCGGCCGATACAGATTGCCCTTGTAATTGCGACAAGGTTAATGCTTTTTGCGAAAGCCCTTTTCGTTTCGTCCTCCAACCAACCCCCCCGTCATCCGGCCACTGCACGCCAGAATTCACATCGCCGGCGGCGTCCCCTAGTCGCCACAAACAAGAG GAGGAGGGGTTGAAGAAATTCCAAGCAGaaatggaggaggaggaagagaaggaacAATGCAGCCCGGTTTCTGTATTGGACCCTCCGTTCCAAGACGATGACGAGGGACATGACGATGAAGACGGTTTTGATTTGGAGTGCAGCTATGCCAATGTGCAGA GAACAAAGCACCACCTTCTGCAGAAGCTTCGTAGATTTGAGCAATTGGCAGGGTTAGATCCAATTGAACTCGAAAAAAGAATgctagaagaagaagatgatgatgatgatgatgatgaatgtGACGATGACGAGTCGGAAACATCACATAGCAGCAGGGAAGAAACTCTTGATGAGCTTCTCAGAGAAGTACTTTCCAAATTAAACTTCCCTTGTAACAAAAGTATCCCCGAAGACATGCAGATATTGTTCATGGATCTCATTGTCGAGGAACAGAGAGAAGTGGAAGATGGTTTTGACAGCAGAGAAGAGGTGGTGAGAAGGGTCTGCAAGAGATTTGAATCTTGGAAAGAGGTGGAGTCGAACACCATTGACATGATGGTGGAACAAGATTTCCGGAAGGAGCTCGACGGGTGGAAGAAAAGTCAAGATCAAATGGGAGAAACTGCAATGGAGATTGAGCTTGCAATCTTTGGCCTACTGGTGCAGGAAATGGCAATGGAACTAGTTTGA